One genomic window of Deinococcus ruber includes the following:
- the xdhC gene encoding xanthine dehydrogenase accessory protein XdhC, with amino-acid sequence MLITLVSVRGHAPRAAGAKMVVSETQTWDSVGGGNLEATAVQRARDLMAAGVQMPELLTLRLTDSAANDYGRQCCGGEVTVLLEPLATVRPHIALFGIGHVGLELALMLSRLDIHLHLADSRAAQLAPERLTGLEGSRARVHLHHSPIPELTLPELPAGSLVVIMTHDHAEDAALCDAALRRPELGFVGLIGSSVKWRRFREQLKAVGHTEDDLKRVSTPIGIPGISGKSPAVIALSVAAQLVQTLEGQQSAAPHTRLMTGTPHPAKRDT; translated from the coding sequence GTGCTCATTACGCTCGTTTCGGTGCGCGGACATGCCCCACGCGCCGCCGGGGCCAAGATGGTGGTTTCGGAAACCCAGACCTGGGACAGCGTAGGCGGCGGCAATCTGGAGGCCACCGCCGTGCAGCGTGCCCGCGACCTGATGGCGGCGGGTGTGCAGATGCCCGAACTGCTGACCCTGCGCCTGACCGACAGCGCCGCCAACGACTACGGACGCCAGTGCTGCGGCGGCGAGGTCACGGTGCTGCTGGAACCGCTCGCCACCGTGCGCCCACATATCGCGCTGTTCGGGATCGGACACGTCGGGCTGGAACTCGCGCTCATGCTGTCGAGGCTGGACATCCATCTGCATCTGGCAGACTCGCGGGCCGCCCAGCTCGCGCCCGAACGCCTGACAGGACTGGAAGGCAGCCGCGCCCGAGTACATCTTCACCACTCCCCCATTCCCGAACTGACGCTGCCTGAGCTGCCCGCCGGAAGTCTGGTAGTCATCATGACGCACGACCACGCCGAAGACGCCGCCCTGTGTGACGCCGCGCTCAGGCGGCCCGAACTGGGCTTCGTCGGGCTGATCGGTTCCAGCGTCAAATGGCGGCGCTTCCGCGAGCAACTGAAAGCGGTGGGGCATACCGAAGACGATCTGAAGCGCGTCAGCACACCCATCGGTATTCCCGGCATTTCCGGAAAAAGCCCTGCCGTCATCGCGCTCAGCGTGGCAGCGCAGCTTGTACAGACGCTGGAAGGCCAGCAGTCTGCCGCTCCTCACACCCGCCTGATGACGGGAACTCCTCATCCAGCCAAGCGAGACACATGA
- the guaD gene encoding guanine deaminase: MTIYRATYLHTPANPFEADQALNIQEDGGLLVQNGRIVQSGPYADLRAAHPAEPVEDLRGGLLLPGFVDTHVHFPQVRIIGGLGVPLLDWLDRYALPEEAKFGDDAYAAAVAREFVAGLTRSGTTTALVFGSHFASAVDVLFQEASRVGLRTVAGQVVSDRMLRPELHTTPERAYQEGRALIEKWHGTGRNLYAVTPRFSLSASEGILESCAALMNEFPDVRFTSHINENLKEIETVRELFPESRDYLDTYERAGLILRRSVLAHNVHPSERELGAMAAHGCTAAHCPCSNAALGSGLFPLKRHLKAGVPVSLGSDVGGGTGFSLLKEGLQAYFMQQLLGADGEPLSPAHLLYLCTRAGAQALGLEGEIGDFSVGKAFDAVLFRPPVGSTLHTVLQHAHTPERALASLFASGTQSDVESVWIAGEGIYSRSPAPEAAPLI; this comes from the coding sequence ATGACCATTTACCGCGCCACCTATCTACACACGCCCGCCAACCCCTTCGAAGCAGATCAGGCGCTGAACATCCAGGAAGACGGCGGCCTGCTGGTACAGAACGGGCGCATCGTGCAGAGCGGCCCGTATGCCGACCTCCGCGCCGCCCACCCCGCCGAGCCTGTGGAAGACCTGCGCGGCGGTCTGCTGCTGCCGGGCTTCGTCGATACCCACGTTCATTTTCCGCAGGTTCGCATCATCGGGGGGCTGGGCGTGCCGCTGCTCGACTGGCTCGACCGCTACGCCCTGCCCGAAGAAGCGAAATTCGGAGATGACGCCTACGCCGCCGCCGTCGCCCGTGAATTCGTGGCGGGCCTGACACGCAGCGGCACCACCACGGCGCTGGTTTTCGGCTCTCACTTTGCCAGCGCCGTGGACGTGCTGTTTCAGGAGGCCAGCCGGGTGGGGCTGCGAACCGTGGCCGGGCAGGTCGTGTCAGACCGGATGCTGCGCCCCGAACTGCACACCACGCCAGAGCGGGCGTATCAGGAAGGCAGAGCGCTGATCGAGAAATGGCACGGCACCGGGCGAAATCTGTACGCCGTCACGCCGCGTTTCTCGCTGTCGGCCTCGGAAGGCATTCTGGAGAGCTGCGCCGCCCTGATGAACGAGTTCCCGGACGTGCGCTTCACCAGCCACATCAACGAGAACCTGAAGGAAATCGAGACGGTGCGCGAGCTGTTTCCAGAAAGCCGCGATTACCTGGACACCTACGAGCGGGCCGGGCTGATCTTGCGGCGCAGCGTGCTGGCGCACAACGTCCACCCCTCAGAGCGCGAACTGGGCGCGATGGCGGCCCACGGCTGCACCGCCGCGCACTGCCCGTGCAGCAATGCAGCGCTGGGCAGCGGCCTGTTTCCCCTGAAACGCCACCTGAAAGCGGGCGTGCCCGTGTCGCTGGGCAGCGATGTGGGCGGCGGCACCGGCTTTTCGCTGCTGAAAGAGGGCCTCCAGGCGTACTTCATGCAGCAGCTTCTGGGGGCAGACGGCGAGCCGCTCTCCCCCGCCCATCTGCTGTACCTGTGTACCCGCGCCGGAGCACAGGCGCTGGGACTGGAGGGCGAGATAGGAGATTTCAGCGTCGGCAAGGCCTTTGACGCTGTACTGTTCCGGCCCCCGGTAGGCAGCACCCTGCACACGGTCTTGCAGCACGCCCACACCCCCGAGCGGGCGCTGGCCTCGCTGTTCGCCAGCGGCACGCAGAGCGACGTGGAATCCGTGTGGATCGCGGGAGAGGGCATTTACAGCCGGTCGCCCGCACCGGAAGCAGCACCGCTGATCTGA